In the Nitrospirota bacterium genome, ATGAGTCCGTGGATAAAGATGAAACCCATGAAGGGCCAGATATAACAGCCATAGATGCTGATGATGCCGAGGAGTATTTACAAAAACTAAACGAGGAGCGTGCAAAGAAAAAAAAGCTGCTAATCATTGGGGTATCGGCAGTATTTGTACTGATTTTGGTTTCAGTGTATTTGTTTTCCAGGGGGGGCAGGGTTTCGCAGAAAAAACAGGAGGCTGTAAGTGTGGTTGAACCAAAGGCGTTGGATAAAGCTCTGGAGGAGCCACAGCAAACTCCTTTGCAAGAACCAGTTACTCGCCCTGAGACATCCAAACCAACACCTGCCGTAGAGCAGAAACCAACGCCAGAACCTGCACCAGTCATAGAGGATGCTGCCACTGAAAAACCACCTATAAAACCCGTTGTAAAACCAACTCCGGCACCCGTACGCCATAAACCCTCAACAGGCAAAGAAAAATCTTCTGAAGCATCAGCTTCTAAAACAGGGGCAACATCTGGAGCAAAACACCAAAACATTACTCCGGAGATAAAAAAAGCAAAAGCCACGACAGAACAGGCAAAGGCCGAAAAACCAGTTAAACATGAAAATACTGAGGGTATTTATTCTATACAATTAGGATCTTTTAAGGATCCAAACAATGCTAAAAAGTTTGTTGAAAACCTGAAAAAGGAAGGATATTCAGCATTTGTAAAAGACGGTATGAGCAAAGATGTTCTTTGGCATAAGGTATATGTTGGGAAATATAAGAAAAAAGAAGATGCAACAGCAGTGATAAATAAGCTTAAAGCCGGAGGGAAGCTGGAGGTCATTTTAAAGAAAATATAAACTGGCACAGACATAACTTCAGCAAATGGCAAACGCCAAAAGCGAAAGTGGCGGAACTGGCAGACGCGCTGGACTTAGGATCCAGTGGGTAACACCGTAGGGGTTCAACTCCCCTCTTTCGCATTCCTTTAAAATCAATAGGTTACAGGCATTCTATTACTCCCAAAAACACTCCAAATTACCCCCAAAAACACACATTGTGCATAAAATTGTGCATGTCACAATCAAACTCTATCTAACGCAAACCAATTCCAGCCAATAATGAGGTATTTTCATGTCAGGTTGGGATACGTAACAAATCGTGTAATTGCAGTGCTTTTTCTAAAAAACTTGTAGATAACCGC is a window encoding:
- a CDS encoding SPOR domain-containing protein produces the protein MESKNILVIDDDKTNVQQISEMLRMEGFTVYTASSKTEAVELALKTLPALVFVKSMLMDASGYEIIRDIRSEEPVKDTRFIVLTEIDKTYDDRYRSIYKIVDSVKLPVDRHELIAKASKYVDIDSVSEDTGRGPGSYQYEDKTNEGIQLNEPVGFKDADSVKYTKDGYELKTNMETFPEDSFLKVKDDFEKNLIQGKQIKDEAEFEENRQEKVKTKEYEDTMYIHDMEPDDESVDKDETHEGPDITAIDADDAEEYLQKLNEERAKKKKLLIIGVSAVFVLILVSVYLFSRGGRVSQKKQEAVSVVEPKALDKALEEPQQTPLQEPVTRPETSKPTPAVEQKPTPEPAPVIEDAATEKPPIKPVVKPTPAPVRHKPSTGKEKSSEASASKTGATSGAKHQNITPEIKKAKATTEQAKAEKPVKHENTEGIYSIQLGSFKDPNNAKKFVENLKKEGYSAFVKDGMSKDVLWHKVYVGKYKKKEDATAVINKLKAGGKLEVILKKI